The following proteins are co-located in the Bosea sp. AS-1 genome:
- a CDS encoding usg protein → MASTDFARQIAGYGLTTAGILYRLPDHPSILQEYVWQDYDLAPRFPELNKFLAFWQAKLDGRLFRITVAHKDLIGPADLSAVSGEFRLQ, encoded by the coding sequence ATGGCTTCGACCGACTTCGCCCGCCAGATCGCCGGCTACGGATTGACCACCGCCGGCATCCTCTACCGATTGCCCGACCACCCTTCGATCCTGCAGGAATACGTCTGGCAGGATTACGACCTCGCTCCGCGCTTTCCCGAGCTCAACAAGTTCCTCGCCTTCTGGCAGGCCAAGCTCGACGGCAGGTTGTTCCGCATCACCGTCGCTCACAAGGACCTGATCGGCCCGGCTGACCTCAGCGCGGTCAGCGGCGAGTTCCGGCTCCAGTAA
- the groL gene encoding chaperonin GroEL (60 kDa chaperone family; promotes refolding of misfolded polypeptides especially under stressful conditions; forms two stacked rings of heptamers to form a barrel-shaped 14mer; ends can be capped by GroES; misfolded proteins enter the barrel where they are refolded when GroES binds) codes for MAAKDVKFSQDARERMLRGVDTLANAVKVTLGPKGRNVVIEKSFGAPRITKDGVTVAKEIELSDKFENMGAQMVREVASKQNDAAGDGTTTATVLAQAIVREGAKAVAAGINPMDLKRGIDLAVEAVTKSLGEHSKTITGSEEVAQVGTISANGDRTIGEMIAEAMKKVGNEGVITVEEAKTAETELDVVEGMQFDRGYLSPYFVTNTEKMVAELEDPYVLIHEKKLSGLQTMLPLLEAVVQTGKPLLIVAEDVEGEALATLVVNKLRGGLKIAAVKAPGFGDRRKAMLEDIAILTGGTAISEDLGIKLETVTLDMLGRAKKVRIEKENTTIVDGAGKKAEIDARVAQIKAQIEETSSDYDREKLQERLAKLAGGVAVIRVGGATEVEVKEKKDRVDDALNATRAAVEEGILPGGGVALLRAVEALEGLVPGNDDQKTGVEIVRKAITAPARQIVENAGGDGAVVVGKLLEAQDYAWGYNAQTGEYGDLVKAGIIDPTKVVRTAIQDAASVAGLLITTEAMIAEAPKKDPAPVMPAGGMDY; via the coding sequence ATGGCTGCGAAGGACGTGAAGTTTTCGCAGGACGCGCGCGAGCGGATGCTGCGCGGCGTCGACACGCTGGCGAATGCCGTGAAGGTCACGCTGGGTCCGAAGGGCCGCAATGTCGTGATCGAGAAGTCGTTCGGCGCTCCCCGCATCACCAAGGACGGCGTCACCGTCGCCAAGGAGATCGAGCTTTCCGACAAGTTCGAGAACATGGGCGCCCAGATGGTCCGCGAGGTGGCCTCGAAGCAGAACGACGCGGCCGGCGACGGCACCACGACCGCGACCGTGCTCGCGCAGGCGATCGTCCGCGAAGGTGCCAAGGCGGTCGCGGCCGGCATCAACCCGATGGACCTGAAGCGCGGCATTGATCTCGCCGTCGAGGCGGTGACCAAGTCGCTCGGCGAGCATTCCAAGACCATCACCGGCTCGGAGGAGGTCGCGCAGGTCGGCACCATCTCTGCCAATGGCGACCGCACGATCGGCGAGATGATCGCCGAGGCGATGAAGAAGGTCGGCAACGAGGGCGTCATCACCGTCGAGGAAGCAAAGACGGCCGAGACCGAGCTCGACGTGGTCGAAGGCATGCAGTTCGATCGCGGCTATCTCTCGCCCTATTTCGTGACCAACACCGAGAAGATGGTTGCGGAGCTGGAAGACCCTTATGTCCTGATCCACGAGAAGAAGCTCTCGGGTCTCCAGACGATGCTGCCGCTGCTGGAAGCGGTGGTGCAGACCGGAAAGCCGCTGCTGATCGTGGCGGAGGATGTCGAGGGCGAGGCTCTGGCCACGCTCGTCGTCAACAAGCTCCGTGGCGGCCTGAAGATCGCCGCCGTCAAGGCTCCTGGCTTCGGCGACCGCCGCAAGGCCATGCTGGAGGACATCGCGATCCTGACCGGCGGCACCGCGATCAGCGAGGATCTCGGTATCAAGCTGGAGACCGTGACGCTCGACATGCTCGGCCGCGCCAAGAAGGTCCGGATCGAGAAGGAGAACACGACCATCGTCGATGGCGCGGGCAAGAAGGCCGAGATCGACGCGCGCGTCGCCCAGATCAAGGCCCAGATCGAGGAAACCTCCTCGGACTACGACCGTGAGAAGCTTCAGGAACGCCTGGCCAAGCTCGCCGGTGGCGTCGCGGTCATCCGCGTCGGCGGCGCGACCGAGGTCGAGGTCAAGGAGAAGAAGGACCGCGTCGACGATGCCCTGAACGCCACCCGCGCAGCGGTCGAGGAGGGCATCCTGCCGGGCGGGGGCGTCGCCCTGCTGCGCGCGGTCGAGGCGCTCGAAGGGCTGGTGCCCGGCAATGACGACCAGAAGACCGGCGTCGAGATCGTCCGCAAGGCGATCACCGCGCCTGCCCGCCAGATCGTCGAGAATGCCGGCGGCGATGGCGCGGTCGTGGTCGGCAAACTACTGGAGGCGCAGGACTACGCCTGGGGCTACAACGCCCAGACCGGCGAGTACGGCGATCTGGTCAAGGCCGGCATTATCGACCCGACCAAGGTCGTGCGCACGGCGATTCAGGACGCGGCGTCGGTCGCGGGCCTGCTGATCACCACCGAGGCGATGATCGCCGAGGCGCCGAAGAAGGACCCGGCACCGGTCATGCCCGCCGGCGGCATGGACTATTGA
- the groES gene encoding co-chaperone GroES: MKFRPLHDRVVVKRIDAEEKTRGGIIIPDTAKEKPQEGEVVAVGAGARDETGKLVPPDVKVGDRVLFGKWSGTEVKIDGQDLLIMKESDIMGVVETTAALKKAA, from the coding sequence ATGAAGTTTCGGCCACTGCATGACCGCGTCGTCGTGAAGCGCATCGACGCCGAGGAGAAGACCAGGGGCGGGATTATCATTCCCGACACTGCCAAGGAAAAGCCGCAGGAGGGCGAGGTCGTCGCCGTTGGCGCTGGCGCGCGCGACGAGACCGGCAAGCTCGTGCCGCCCGACGTCAAAGTCGGCGACCGCGTGCTCTTCGGCAAATGGAGCGGCACGGAGGTCAAGATCGACGGCCAGGATCTCCTGATCATGAAGGAGTCCGACATCATGGGCGTCGTCGAGACGACTGCCGCCCTCAAGAAGGCCGCCTGA